A window from Cryptomeria japonica chromosome 1, Sugi_1.0, whole genome shotgun sequence encodes these proteins:
- the LOC131026760 gene encoding pentatricopeptide repeat-containing protein At5g08510 yields the protein MPAACFRSCHRCYTKCKCDFLGNSSASTLTWRVIASGFYVVPWNRKLHFFNGERNKNSDFCKCDRIAAVDRKFERSGEVFYINSGFILNNSIKRKLLTTWQGQVEMRTVTPKLNQLFENMPERNVQKFDKIPGGNDEMPARSIEAWNLKISRLAQSGKIEDARQVFDKMPERNIVSWNSMIAGYGQNGKLEDARQLFDEMPERNVISWNGMIAGYVQNGRAEEGTELFETMPERNYVSWTTMIAGIVQNGRLEDARHLFDRMPEKHVRCWNAMIAGYSQHERSVEAVDFFKKLLQSGMTPNSFTFPSVLRASTNLEAVELGKQIHACIVKKGLESDVFVGSGLVTMYSKCGIVGHALQVMNKMSEPDLGLWNAMISGFVQNGRMEEARDFFLNLAQPNVVSWTSMIAGCAQNGYGEEALFYLIEMLRTGVKANELTLTSVLRACASLAALEQGKQVHSHIYKTTFNNNIFVKNALITMYAKCGSIEDAGEVFTVMPERDVISWNAIIAGYAQHGHAKEALILFEQLLQAGTKPNEITFLGVLSACCHAGLVDKGWHYFDSMVQNHCLRAGPEHYACMVDLLGRAGCLNEAENLIIQMPMKPDAVIWGSLLSACKIHVNVELGKLAAEHLFELEPGNESTHVLLSSIYSAASMWDDARNVRMMMKEKRIKKTPGYSWMNIKHRVHVFVTGDRTHPESERIYEKLNELAKQMEQAGYKPDSNFVLQDAAEERTHSLLTS from the exons ATGCCTGCAGCATGTTTTCGGTCATGTCACCGTTGTTATACAAAATGTAAATGTGATTTTTTAGGTAACAGCTCAGCCAGTACGCTTACTTGGCGTGTGATTGCCTCTGGGTTTTATGTGGTACCGTGGAATCGTAAGCTGCATTTTTTCAATGGAGAACGCAATAAGAACAGCGATTTTTGTAAATGTGATCGAATTGCCGCTGTTGATAGGAAATTTGAGAGAAGCGGAGAGGTTTTTTACATCAATTCTGgtttcattctgaataattcaATTAAAAGGAAGCTGTTAACAACATGGCAGGGCCAAGTCGAGATGAGAACAGTTACGCCAAAGCTTAACCAACTGTTTGAGAACATGCCAGAACGGAATGTTCAAAAGTTTGACAAAATACCTGGAGGAAACGACGAAATGCCTGCACGAAGTATTGAGGCGTGGAATTTGAAGATTAGCAGGTTAGCGCAGAGTGGTAAAATAGAGGATGCACGACAAGTTTTTGATAAAATGCCTGAACGAAATATCGTGTCTTGGAATTCGATGATTGCAGGGTATGGTCAGAATGGGAAGTTGGAGGATGCACGCCAACTGTTTGATGAAATGCCCGAACGGAATGTGATTTCATGGAATGGTATGATTGCGGGGTATGTGCAGAATGGAAGAGCAGAGGAGGGAACTGAATTGTTCGAGACTATGCCTGAGAGGAATTATGTGTCGTGGACAACAATGATTGCAGGGATTGTACAGAATGGGAGATTAGAAGATGCGCGCCatctgtttgacagaatgccagAGAAACATGTGCGGtgttggaatgcaatgattgcGG GGTATTCGCAACACGAACGGAGTGTAGAGGCAGTGGATTTTTTTAAAAAGCTGCTGCAATCTGGTATGACGCCAAATTCTTTCACCTTTCCAAGTGTACTGAGGGCATCTACAAATTTAGAGGCGGTTGAATTGGGTAAACAGATACATGCTTGTATTGTGAAAAAAGGACTTGAGTCAGACGTGTTTGTGGGAAGTGGCCTTGTCACCATGTATTCCAAGTGTGGGATTGTAGGGCATGCACTGCAGGTGATGAATAAAATGTCAGAACCAGATTTGGGATTGTGGAATGCTATGATTTCTGGGTTTGTGCAGAACGGGAGAATGGAAGAAGCTCGTGATTTCTTTTTAAATTTAGCACAACCAAATGTGGTCTCTTGGACTTCAATGATTGCAGGATGTGCCCAGAATGGGTATGGTGAGGaggcattattttatttaattgaaatgTTAAGAACAGGGGTGAAAGCTAATGAATTGACTCTAACCAGTGTTCTTAGAGCATGTGCTAGCCTAGCAGCTTTAGAACAGGGCAAGCAGGTCCATAGTCATATTTATAAGACAACGTTCAATAACAATATATTTGTGAAGAATGCTCTTATTACTATGTATGCCAAATGCGGAAGCATAGAAGATGCAGGCGAAGTCTTCACTGTAATGCCAGAACGAGATGTGATATCATGGAATGCTATAATTGCTGGATACGCTCAACATGGACATGCAAAAGAGGCGCTCATACTCTTTGAACAGTTACTGCAGGCAGGCACTAAGCCGAATGAGATTACCTTTCTCGGCGTTCTTTCTGCCTGCTGCCATGCAGGCCTTGTGGATAAAGGCTGGCACTACTTTGATTCTATGGTACAAAATCATTGCCTAAGAGCAGGTCCCGAGCATTATGCCTGTATGGTTGATCTTCTTGGTCGTGCTGGTTGCCTCAATGAGGCAGAGAATCTCATCATCCAAATGCCTATGAAACCAGATGCTGTTATTTGGGGTTCCTTGCTTAGTGCCTGCAAAATTCATGTAAATGTAGAGTTAGGAAAGCTTGCTGCAGAACATCTATTTGAGTTAGAACCAGGCAATGAATCAACACATGTTTTATTATCAAGCATTTATTCTGCTGCGTCTATGTGGGATGATGCAAGAAATGTCagaatgatgatgaaggaaaagaggataaAGAAGACACCTGGATACAGCTGGATGAATATCAAACATAGGGTACACGTATTTGTCACTGGAGACAGAACCCACCCAGAATCAGAGAGGATATATGAAAAGCTGAATGAATTGGCCAAGCAGATGGAGCAGGCAGGGTATAAACCTGATAGCAACTTTGTACTACAGGATGCAGCAGAAGAAAGAACCCATTCTCTACTAACATCATGA